The Lasioglossum baleicum chromosome 12, iyLasBale1, whole genome shotgun sequence genome includes a region encoding these proteins:
- the LOC143214203 gene encoding uncharacterized protein LOC143214203, protein MKEVLDYSSRTPSCPEGETHFDTFVPLCGGARASTLRWENVESAFKSRILTGIVINVEHIDPKQFLQHAKRMVTGRVTEFLNVHSLLKASVTLEAEFMQHTNEVSVKSFGTRNVALLRTSNLRQWYQRDVVPTILTSLEEFQERDSGWALSKILHLIVNFSKYQPLQAGFTTETYLPRTIQLKKAVVNVNNKDEACFFWAVVVGLYPAKTNPSRLSSYPHYKTVLQTEGFQSPMLFKDIRKFERKNDISINVFEWVRKKCVTLHLTEKKRRRHVNLLFIQNAAKTHGHFACIRNLSRLVSSQLSKKKNHKHICDRCLQYFPTPERLNIHTIDCERMNDCALTLPTSEDKWLHFKNFVNKEQAPFIIYADLECLLLPEEQEGEDRAARVQYQQHHAFSIGYYIHCRYDESLCEYQVYRDKAGCAAWFANRLYELSQKLQPLFDKTVPMNPLTEAEKLNFRTATHCHVCEKTFEENDIRVRDHCHFTGAYRGPAHNGCNLSYQSSYVIPVVFHNLSGYDAHFIIKELANSFEGRIDVLPLTKEKYISFTKKVSIERQPGEERKYVKFLKFRFIDSFKFLNSSLDKLTSYLDKNKLRIVRGEFTHLSNDDFNLLTRKGVFPYDYLASYDKLNDTCLPPREAFYNRLNGSEISNIDYIHANTVWSRFTIQTLGEYSDLYLKLDVLLLADVFENFRDDCLENYKLDPAHYYTLPGFAWDVMLKMTKIELELFTDVDMLLFVERGIRGGLSQCSHRYAHANNKYLSTHDSSKPLTYLMYFDVNNLYGWAMSQPLPHRDFRWVEDIDNFNVESIPIDSPVGYILEVDLDYPREIHDAHTDLPFCPSHDAATSSSQRKLLATLRNKERYIIHYRYLQQSLKHNLKLKKIHRILEFQQSRWLHEYIDLNTKLRTNMKKLLVKFYKPIYVGMSILDISKFHLYTFHYEYMYPKFQQNCKILYTDTDSLIYEITRDDAYETLLKRDIHRYDTSNYTENNVYGVPIANKKQLGLMKDENGGKIMTEFVGLRSKMYAIRVHDDCETKKIKGIRTNVTARDISFEDYVECLNNHTEKSVSSNCIASGVVEEAPAIGATEF, encoded by the exons ATGAAGGAAGTCCTGGACTACTCGTCGAGGACGCCGTCGTGTCCAGAGGGGGAGACt CATTTCGATACattcgtcccactgtgcggcggtgcGAGAGCCTCGACGCTCCGTTGGGAAAATGTCGAGTCGGCATTTAAAAGTCGCATATTGACTGGCATCGTTATCAACGTGGAACATATCGAtcctaaacaatttttacaacatgCGAAACGAATGGTTACAGGGCGcgttacagaatttttaaacgtaCATTCATTGCTGAAAGCTAGCGTGACGTTGGAGGCAGAATTCATGCAACACACCAACGAGGTTTCCGTGAAAAGTTTCGGCACGCGAAACGTTGCATTGCTTCGGACAAGCAATCTACGACAGTGGTATCAGAGAGACGTTGTGCCAACGATTTTGACATCGTTGGAAGAGTTTCAAGAgcgagacagcgggtgggcACTGTCGAAGATACTGCATTTGATTGTGAACTTTAGCAAATACCAGCCATTGCAAGCCGGCTTCACCACTGAAACCTATTTGCCTCGAACGATTCAGCTGAAAAAAGCGGTCGTGAATGTGAATAACAAGGATGAGGCATGCTTTTTTTGGGCGGTCGTGGTGGGTCTCTATCCGGCCAAGACAAATCCATCGCGTTTATCATCATATCCACACTACAAAACAGTGCTTCAAACCGAAGGTTTTCAATCGCCTATGCTGTTCAAAGACATTCGaaaatttgaacgaaaaaaCGATATTTCCATAAACGTGTTCGAATGGGTGCGCAAGAAATGTGTAACACTTCATTTGACTGAGAAGAAACGGAGAAGACATGTCAATTTGCTGTTTATCCAGAATGCTGCAAAGACGCACGGCCATTTCGCATGTATACGAAATTTGTCAAGATTGGTTTCATCACAGCTTAGCAAGAAGAAAAATCATAAACATATTTGTGACCG GTGCCTGCAATATTTCCCTACGCCGGAGAGATTAAACATTCATACAATCGACTGTGAACGAATGAATGATTGTGCTCTGACGCTTCCAACGAGCGAAGATAAGTGGTTgcactttaaaaattttgtaaacaaaGAACAGGCACCATTCATTATCTATGCTGACTTGGAGTGTCTGCTGCTGCCTGAGGAACAGGAGGGAGAAGACCGTGCGGCACGCGTACAATATCAACAACACCACGCGTTTAGTATAGGATACTATATACATTGTCGCTACGATGAATCGCTGTGCGAGTATCAGGTTTATCGTGATAAAGCGGGATGCGCTGCATGGTTTGCAAACAGGTTGTACGAGCTGAGTCAGAAATTACAGCCGCTATTTGATAAAACGGTGCCAATGAATCCACTAACTGaagcagaaaaattaaattttcgtacAGCCACACATTGTCATGTCTGCGAGAAAACGTTTGAGGAAAACGATATACGAGTGCGTGACCATTGTCATTTCACGGGCGCATATCGTGGTCCAGCTCATAACGGATGCAATTTAAGCTATCAATCTTCGTACGTGATACCAGTGGTTTTCCATAATTTATCAGGCTACGATGCACATTTCATtataaaagaattagcaaattcGTTTGAGGGACGAATAGATGTGTTACCATTGACGAAAGAGAAGTATATCTCATTCACAAAAAAGGTTTCCATCGAGAGACAGCCGGGTGAAGAACGAAAGTATGTAAAGTTCTTAAAATTTCGCTTCATCGACTCATTCAAGTTCTTGAACTCGAGTCTGGACAAGCTGACATCGTATTTggacaaaaataaattacgcaTCGTACGAGGCGAATTTACACATCTTTCTAACGATGATTTCAACCTGTTGACCAGAAAAGGCGTGTTTCCATACGACTATCTGGCATCGTACgataaattaaatgatacatGTTTACCGCCGCGCGAAGCATTTTACAATCGGTTAAATGGTAGCGAGATATCCAACATTGATTACATTCATGCAAATACTGTTTGGTCGCGTTTCACTATACAAACGCTAGGAGAGTACAGTGATTTATATCTAAAATTGGATGTATTGTTGTTGGcagatgttttcgaaaattttcgcgatgACTGTCTCGAGAATTATAAGCTTGATCCAGCACATTATTAcacgctccccggtttcgcgtGGGATGTGATGTTGAAAATGACGAAGATTGAATTGGAGTTGTTCACCGACGTCGATATGCTTTTGTTCGTGGAGCGAGGAATACGTGGTGGATTGAGCCAGTGTTCTCACAGATATGCACATGCGAACAACAAATATTTGTCTACACACGATTCGAGTAAACCACTCACCTATTTAATGTATTTTGACGTGAATAATTTGTATGGTTGGGCTATGTCGCAACCTCTACCGCACAGAGACTTTCGATGGGTGGAGGATATCGATAATTTCAACGTTGAATCCATTCCAATCGATAGCCCTGTAGGATACATTTTGGAGGTTGATTTAGACTATCCACGCGAAATTCACGATGCTCACACAGATCTTCCATTTTGTCCAAGTCACGATGCAGCAACCAGCTCGAGTCAAAGAAAGTTGCTGGCAACACTTCGCAATAAGGAGCGTTACATTATACATTATCGATACCTCCAGCAAAGTTTAAAACATAatctgaaattgaagaaaattcatcgaattcTAGAGTTTCAACAGTCGCGGTGGTTGCATGAATATATCGACTTGAATACAAAATTACGCACCAAC ATGAAAAAGCTGCTCGTTAAATTTTACAAGCCCATCTACGTAGGTATGTCCATATTGgatatatcaaaatttcatttatacacTTTTCATTACGAGTACATGTATCCGAAATTCCAGCAAAATTGTAAGATTTTATACACGGACACGGATAGTCTGATATATGAAATCACTCGCGATGACGCGTATGAGACATTGCTGAAACGTGATATCCATCGATATGACACCAGTAATTATACAGAGAACAACGTTTACGGTGTTCCGATTGCAAACAAGAAACAACTAGGATTGATGAAGGATGAGAATGGCGGTAAAATCATGACAGAGTTCGTAGGACTTCGTTCGAAAATGTATGCGATTCGCGTGCATGATGATTGTGAAACTAAAAAGATTAAAGGTATTAGGACAAACGTTACCGCTCGAGATATAAGTTTCGAAGACTATGTCGAATgtcttaataatcataccgaaaAGAGTGTTAGCAGTAATTGTATAGCGTCT GGTGTGGTGGAAGAGGCACCTGCCATAGGCGCAACTGAGTTTTGA